A genome region from Nocardioides cynanchi includes the following:
- a CDS encoding TraR/DksA C4-type zinc finger protein, with protein sequence MARSTTRSLAGKAAQAARKVVGSRSSGAASSPAAKAPANKAPAAKAPATVAPAAKKAAAKKAPAAKKTAAKKAPAPKKAAAKKAPTAKTAAKAPAKKAAAAKAPSKQAPSKKAPSKKAATKKATPTKAPAKKAPAAKAPAKKAPAAKAPAKKVPAAKAPAKKAPAAKAPAKQTPSKTTPTKAAAQTVAAQAPKKVTPAAQAAAPTPAKRPTGKKADPASLAVLPGDKPWTKAEVDEVISDLNTDRARVVRTLTAQEEELAGLMRDAGDGAGHDQADMGATSFERDQELTVLNNEREKLAQIDRALARIADGTYGTCESCGNPIGKGRAMAFPRATLCMTCKQREERR encoded by the coding sequence ATGGCTCGCAGCACGACCCGATCGCTGGCCGGCAAGGCTGCCCAGGCGGCGCGCAAGGTGGTGGGCTCGCGCTCCTCGGGCGCCGCGTCCAGCCCGGCCGCGAAGGCGCCCGCCAACAAGGCTCCGGCGGCCAAGGCTCCGGCCACGGTTGCTCCGGCGGCGAAGAAGGCGGCGGCCAAGAAGGCTCCGGCCGCGAAGAAGACGGCCGCCAAGAAGGCTCCGGCGCCGAAGAAGGCGGCCGCCAAGAAGGCTCCGACAGCAAAGACGGCGGCCAAGGCGCCGGCCAAGAAGGCAGCCGCCGCCAAGGCCCCGTCGAAGCAGGCCCCGTCGAAGAAGGCCCCGTCGAAGAAGGCCGCGACGAAGAAGGCGACGCCGACCAAGGCCCCGGCGAAGAAGGCTCCGGCCGCGAAGGCGCCGGCGAAGAAGGCTCCGGCCGCGAAGGCGCCCGCGAAGAAGGTGCCCGCGGCCAAGGCGCCGGCGAAGAAGGCGCCGGCGGCCAAGGCGCCGGCGAAGCAGACACCCTCGAAGACGACTCCAACGAAGGCGGCAGCGCAGACCGTGGCGGCACAGGCTCCCAAGAAGGTGACCCCGGCGGCTCAGGCTGCCGCTCCCACACCGGCCAAGCGGCCGACCGGCAAGAAGGCCGATCCGGCCAGTCTGGCCGTCCTCCCCGGTGACAAGCCCTGGACCAAGGCCGAGGTCGACGAGGTGATCTCCGACCTGAACACCGACCGGGCCCGGGTGGTGCGCACCCTGACCGCCCAGGAGGAGGAGCTGGCCGGGCTGATGCGCGACGCGGGCGACGGCGCGGGCCACGACCAGGCCGACATGGGCGCCACCAGCTTCGAGCGCGACCAGGAGCTGACCGTGCTGAACAACGAGCGCGAGAAGCTGGCCCAGATCGACCGGGCGCTGGCCCGGATCGCCGACGGCACCTACGGGACCTGCGAGTCCTGCGGCAACCCGATCGGCAAGGGTCGGGCGATGGCGTTC
- a CDS encoding DivIVA domain-containing protein, protein MPLTPEDVSNKRFTPVRLREGYDMGEVDQFLDEVEAELARLTRENDDLRAKLSAAQSGSGEPAPAPEPYAAAQPVAPEPVAPEPAPEPEPEPAPAPVSPGSTMTTTTLGAVSGGGVETIRVETVADASNAAARLLQLASNNADQLVEDAKGEADKIIGEARTKAERLESEAKVNADKMEADARGRAQSLDSETAERRTQLFGDLESERDRLSSEVDNLRAFEREYRSRLKTYFSQQLEALESSGSADPTPGSPDAGAGAPKRLRSVLGDDEG, encoded by the coding sequence ATGCCGCTGACGCCTGAGGACGTGAGCAACAAGCGCTTTACTCCCGTTCGGCTCCGTGAGGGCTACGACATGGGGGAGGTCGACCAGTTCCTCGACGAGGTGGAGGCGGAGCTCGCGCGCCTGACCCGAGAGAACGACGACCTGCGTGCGAAGCTCTCGGCCGCGCAGAGCGGATCCGGCGAGCCGGCGCCCGCTCCCGAGCCGTATGCCGCAGCACAGCCCGTGGCGCCGGAGCCGGTGGCTCCCGAGCCCGCACCCGAGCCCGAGCCGGAGCCGGCCCCGGCGCCGGTCTCGCCCGGCAGCACGATGACGACCACGACCCTCGGCGCCGTCTCCGGTGGCGGGGTCGAGACGATCCGCGTCGAGACCGTGGCCGATGCCTCCAACGCCGCTGCCCGGCTGCTCCAGCTCGCCAGCAACAACGCCGACCAGCTCGTCGAGGACGCCAAGGGCGAGGCCGACAAGATCATCGGCGAGGCACGTACCAAGGCCGAGCGCCTCGAGTCCGAGGCCAAGGTGAACGCCGACAAGATGGAGGCCGACGCTCGCGGTCGGGCCCAGTCGCTCGACAGCGAGACCGCCGAACGCCGCACCCAGCTGTTCGGCGACCTGGAGAGCGAGCGCGACCGGCTCTCCTCGGAGGTCGACAACCTGCGGGCCTTCGAGCGCGAGTACCGCTCCCGTCTCAAGACCTACTTCAGCCAGCAGCTGGAGGCGCTGGAGAGCTCCGGCTCGGCCGACCCGACGCCGGGTTCGCCCGACGCCGGTGCCGGCGCCCCCAAGCGGCTCCGTTCGGTGCTCGGCGACGACGAGGGCTGA
- a CDS encoding cell division protein SepF, with protein MSGAMRKIGEYLGLLEDTGMYDEEYDEQGYTEPEPAQSRRAAVPAKAQPAPVADLSQRRRTPVAAPAAGIAELSMITTLHPRTYNEARTVGENFREGIPVIMNLSEMDDADAKRLVDFAAGLVFATRGTIERVTAKVFLLSPPNVTVAAEDKARIVEGGFFNQS; from the coding sequence ATGAGCGGCGCGATGCGCAAGATCGGCGAGTACCTCGGCCTGCTCGAGGACACCGGGATGTACGACGAGGAGTACGACGAGCAGGGCTACACCGAGCCGGAGCCCGCGCAGTCGCGGCGGGCCGCGGTGCCGGCCAAGGCCCAGCCGGCACCCGTCGCGGACCTGTCGCAGCGACGTCGTACGCCCGTGGCGGCGCCCGCCGCCGGGATCGCCGAGCTGTCCATGATCACGACCCTGCACCCGCGCACCTACAACGAGGCGCGCACCGTCGGGGAGAACTTCCGTGAGGGCATTCCGGTGATCATGAACCTCTCCGAGATGGACGACGCCGACGCCAAGCGCCTCGTCGACTTCGCGGCCGGCCTGGTCTTCGCCACCCGTGGCACCATCGAGCGGGTGACCGCCAAGGTCTTCCTGCTCTCGCCTCCCAACGTGACGGTCGCCGCCGAGGACAAGGCGCGGATCGTCGAAGGCGGGTTCTTCAACCAGAGCTGA
- a CDS encoding YggS family pyridoxal phosphate-dependent enzyme — MNRRDDIAAGLDHVRRRIAAAASAAGRDPDEITLVAVTKFFPASDVRILAGLGVTDVGENRHPEAGDKCAECTDLALRWHFIGGLQSNKAAAVGGYADVVESVDRRKLVDALNRGAHGRSHPVDVLLQVGLDPPDRAGRSGADPADLADLAAAVDAAGMLRLRGLMAVAPLGEDPATAFARLAEIRAGFLVGRPEADWLSAGMSNDLEAAIGAGATHVRVGSAILGERPRIQ, encoded by the coding sequence ATGAACCGCCGCGACGACATCGCGGCCGGGCTCGACCACGTGCGCCGGCGGATCGCGGCCGCCGCGTCGGCTGCCGGTCGCGACCCGGACGAGATCACCCTCGTCGCGGTCACGAAGTTCTTCCCGGCGAGCGACGTCCGGATCCTGGCCGGGCTCGGCGTCACCGACGTCGGGGAGAACCGCCACCCCGAGGCCGGCGACAAGTGCGCCGAGTGCACGGACCTCGCCCTCCGGTGGCACTTCATCGGCGGCCTGCAGAGCAACAAGGCGGCAGCGGTCGGCGGCTACGCCGACGTCGTGGAGTCGGTCGACCGTCGCAAGCTGGTCGACGCCCTCAACCGTGGCGCCCATGGCCGCAGCCACCCGGTCGACGTGCTCCTCCAGGTCGGTCTCGACCCGCCCGACCGCGCCGGACGCTCCGGCGCCGACCCCGCCGACCTGGCCGACCTGGCCGCGGCGGTCGACGCCGCGGGGATGCTGCGGCTGCGCGGCCTGATGGCGGTGGCTCCGCTGGGCGAGGATCCCGCGACGGCGTTCGCGCGGCTCGCCGAGATCCGGGCCGGGTTCCTGGTCGGGCGGCCCGAGGCCGACTGGCTGTCGGCCGGCATGAGCAACGACCTGGAGGCCGCGATCGGGGCCGGGGCGACACACGTGCGTGTCGGCTCCGCAATCCTCGGTGAGCGTCCCCGCATCCAGTAG
- a CDS encoding polyphenol oxidase family protein: MYAARLTHGPVELAFTDRHGGVSGAPYDSLNLAWAEDDPDALAENHRRLMADFAPGDRLAELSQVHGNTVSVIGPEGPSHAVHGHLHAVADGVVTAEPGVTLMVRAADCVPVLVASDDGAAIGAAHCGRPGLVAGIVPATVAAVRGLAAGPLTAWVGPYVCGACYEVPPEMQDDVAAVEPASRATTSWGTPALDVGAGVRAQLERDGVRVVDLSRCTRESADLFSYRRDGGVSGRQAGIIRRSR; this comes from the coding sequence GTGTACGCCGCACGTCTGACCCACGGCCCCGTCGAGCTGGCCTTCACCGACCGGCACGGCGGGGTCAGTGGCGCGCCCTACGACTCGCTCAACCTGGCCTGGGCCGAGGACGACCCGGACGCCCTGGCCGAGAACCACCGACGGCTGATGGCCGACTTCGCCCCCGGCGACCGGCTCGCCGAGCTCAGCCAGGTGCACGGCAACACGGTGTCGGTGATCGGGCCCGAGGGTCCCTCGCACGCCGTCCACGGCCATCTCCACGCGGTCGCCGACGGCGTGGTCACCGCCGAGCCGGGGGTGACCCTGATGGTGCGCGCCGCGGACTGCGTGCCGGTCCTCGTCGCCTCCGACGACGGCGCGGCGATCGGTGCGGCCCACTGTGGCCGGCCCGGTCTGGTGGCCGGGATCGTGCCGGCCACCGTCGCCGCGGTCCGTGGCCTGGCGGCCGGCCCGCTCACGGCCTGGGTCGGGCCCTACGTGTGCGGTGCCTGCTACGAGGTCCCGCCCGAGATGCAGGACGACGTGGCCGCAGTCGAGCCCGCCAGCCGCGCCACCACTTCGTGGGGTACGCCGGCACTCGACGTCGGGGCCGGGGTGCGCGCCCAGCTCGAGCGGGACGGCGTCCGGGTGGTCGACCTGTCGAGGTGCACGCGGGAGTCGGCCGATCTCTTCTCCTACCGGCGCGACGGCGGGGTGTCCGGGAGGCAGGCCGGGATCATCCGGAGGTCACGATGA
- the ftsZ gene encoding cell division protein FtsZ, with translation MAAAQNYLAIIKVVGIGGGGVNAVNRMIEVGLKGVEFIAINTDAQALLMSDADVKLDIGRELTRGLGAGANPDVGTQAAEDHSDEIEEVMKGADMVFVTAGEGGGTGTGGAPVVARIARSLGALTIGVVTRPFAFEGRRRANSAEEGIARLREEVDTLIVIPNDRLLSISDRSVSVLDAFKQADQVLLQGVSGITDLITTPGLINLDFADVKSVMANAGSALMGIGSARGEDRSVVAAEQAVSSPLLEASIDGAHGVLLSIAGGSDLGLFEINEAAALVSQSAHPEANIIFGATIDDALGDEVRVTVIAAGFDGGMPKRRETESGFRRTPQQQQSQEQTRAAAQALAAKKAEPAREPVSAGARQQSPTPAPAKPQLQFDDDDLDVPDFLK, from the coding sequence GTGGCAGCAGCGCAGAACTACCTGGCCATCATCAAGGTGGTCGGCATCGGTGGCGGTGGTGTCAACGCCGTCAACCGGATGATCGAGGTCGGGCTCAAGGGCGTCGAGTTCATCGCCATCAACACCGACGCCCAGGCCCTCCTGATGAGCGACGCCGACGTCAAGCTCGACATCGGCCGCGAGCTCACCCGCGGGCTCGGCGCCGGCGCCAACCCCGACGTGGGCACCCAGGCCGCCGAGGACCACTCCGACGAGATCGAAGAGGTCATGAAGGGCGCCGACATGGTCTTCGTGACCGCCGGCGAGGGTGGCGGCACCGGAACGGGCGGCGCACCCGTCGTGGCCCGGATCGCCCGCTCCCTGGGCGCCCTGACCATCGGCGTCGTGACCCGGCCGTTCGCCTTCGAGGGTCGCCGTCGCGCCAACTCCGCCGAAGAGGGCATCGCCCGCCTGCGCGAGGAGGTCGACACCCTGATCGTGATCCCCAACGACCGGCTGCTCTCGATCAGCGATCGCAGCGTCAGCGTCCTCGACGCCTTCAAGCAGGCCGACCAGGTGCTGCTCCAGGGCGTCTCCGGCATCACCGACCTGATCACCACGCCCGGCCTGATCAACCTCGACTTCGCCGACGTGAAGTCGGTGATGGCCAACGCCGGCTCCGCGCTGATGGGCATCGGCTCGGCCCGCGGCGAGGACCGCTCGGTGGTCGCTGCGGAGCAGGCGGTCTCCAGCCCCCTGCTCGAGGCGAGCATCGACGGTGCGCACGGCGTGCTGCTCTCGATCGCGGGCGGCTCCGACCTGGGCCTGTTCGAGATCAACGAGGCGGCGGCCCTGGTGTCCCAGTCGGCGCACCCCGAGGCCAACATCATCTTCGGGGCGACCATCGACGACGCCCTCGGCGACGAGGTGCGGGTCACGGTGATCGCCGCCGGGTTCGACGGCGGCATGCCCAAGCGCCGCGAGACCGAGTCCGGCTTCCGTCGTACTCCCCAGCAGCAGCAGTCGCAGGAGCAGACCCGGGCAGCCGCCCAGGCCCTCGCCGCCAAGAAGGCGGAGCCGGCCCGTGAGCCGGTCAGCGCCGGAGCCCGGCAGCAGTCGCCGACGCCGGCGCCGGCCAAGCCGCAGCTGCAGTTCGACGACGACGACCTCGACGTCCCGGACTTCCTGAAGTGA
- a CDS encoding cell division protein FtsQ/DivIB: MITLPRNPLKGGRRAPDPAARSRRRFTRRQWLRRWLVWRYVIASVLLVALVVGAVWLVFVSSVLTVKKVDVKGESFLSRQQVLTAADVPTGGHLAQLDLEAIRSRVGALAPVRRVDVSREWPDGVLIKITERTPVAVVEIGGTFHAMDADGVLFRDYPHPPVGMPRVVSSADTGSAALAEAARVIASLPHTLAARVDHVQVRGIDQISLALRGGATVVWGSDAQSALKAEVLARLLARPAGTYDVSVPGQPVTSVR; encoded by the coding sequence GTGATCACGCTGCCGCGCAACCCGCTCAAGGGCGGTCGTCGCGCACCCGACCCCGCGGCGCGGTCGCGGCGCCGGTTCACCCGCCGGCAGTGGCTGCGGCGCTGGCTGGTGTGGCGCTACGTGATCGCGTCGGTCCTCCTGGTCGCGCTGGTCGTCGGAGCCGTGTGGCTGGTCTTCGTCAGCTCGGTGCTGACCGTCAAGAAGGTCGACGTGAAGGGCGAGTCCTTCCTCTCCCGACAGCAGGTCCTCACCGCCGCGGACGTGCCCACCGGAGGGCACCTCGCCCAGCTCGACCTCGAGGCGATCCGCTCCCGGGTCGGTGCCCTCGCGCCGGTGCGCCGCGTCGACGTTTCGCGCGAGTGGCCCGACGGGGTGCTGATCAAGATCACCGAGCGGACCCCGGTCGCGGTCGTCGAGATCGGCGGCACCTTCCACGCCATGGACGCCGACGGCGTGCTCTTCCGCGACTACCCGCACCCGCCGGTCGGGATGCCCCGCGTGGTGAGCAGCGCCGACACCGGGAGCGCCGCCCTCGCCGAGGCGGCCCGAGTGATCGCCAGCCTGCCGCACACCCTCGCGGCCCGGGTCGACCACGTGCAGGTGCGGGGGATCGACCAGATCTCGCTGGCCCTGCGTGGTGGCGCGACCGTGGTGTGGGGGAGCGATGCCCAGTCCGCGCTCAAGGCCGAGGTGCTGGCTCGCCTCCTCGCCCGCCCGGCGGGCACCTACGACGTCAGCGTCCCGGGCCAGCCGGTCACCAGCGTCCGCTGA
- the murC gene encoding UDP-N-acetylmuramate--L-alanine ligase, whose product MRIPVPDVIPPAGELGRVHFVGIGGAGLSAIARIMARQGVAVTGSDDHDTPFLPSLRELGIPVHLGYDAAHVGDADTLVVTTAAHDDNPEVLAGRARGLLVLPRSAGLKATMAGHTVAAVAGTHGKTTTTSMLTMALRAAGADPTYAIGGVLGATSRNADAGEGEVFVAEADESDGAFLVYRPAFALVTNVDADHLDVWGTEEAYHAAFADFVATMGPHATLVVCGDDPGARALLEPARARDLIALSVGEGPDNDWRVVDVEMSGTTSSFSLVQSSGTAWPRVTLQVPGRHYVLDAAGALVLGLCLGLGYDDLARGLGEFTGTGRRMERKGEAGGVRVYDSYAHHPVEIAGDLQAARALAGDGRLVVAYQPHLVSRTRIFGTAMGVALGAADEVVVLDVYVAREEPDPDVTGLLVADAVPLPAERVHFVADPADVPAELLRLARPGDLVLTLGAGSVTDIGPLLLDLLEDS is encoded by the coding sequence ATGAGGATCCCGGTCCCCGACGTCATCCCGCCCGCCGGCGAGCTGGGCCGCGTGCACTTCGTCGGGATCGGCGGTGCCGGACTGTCGGCGATCGCGCGGATCATGGCCCGTCAGGGCGTCGCGGTCACCGGCAGCGACGACCACGACACGCCGTTCCTGCCTTCGCTGCGTGAGCTCGGCATCCCCGTGCACCTCGGGTACGACGCCGCCCACGTCGGCGACGCGGACACGCTCGTGGTCACCACCGCGGCCCACGACGACAACCCCGAGGTGCTCGCGGGGCGGGCGCGCGGTCTGCTGGTCCTGCCGCGCTCGGCAGGTCTCAAGGCGACCATGGCGGGCCACACGGTCGCCGCCGTCGCGGGCACCCACGGCAAGACCACGACCACGTCGATGCTCACGATGGCCCTGCGGGCCGCCGGAGCCGATCCGACCTACGCGATCGGCGGGGTGCTCGGCGCCACCAGCCGCAACGCGGACGCCGGCGAGGGCGAGGTCTTCGTGGCCGAGGCCGACGAGAGCGACGGTGCCTTCCTCGTCTACCGGCCCGCCTTCGCCCTGGTCACCAACGTCGATGCCGACCACCTCGACGTGTGGGGCACCGAGGAGGCCTACCACGCGGCCTTCGCCGACTTCGTCGCCACCATGGGACCCCACGCCACCCTCGTCGTCTGCGGCGACGACCCGGGCGCCCGAGCCCTGCTCGAGCCGGCCCGCGCCCGCGACCTGATCGCCCTCTCGGTCGGCGAGGGGCCCGACAACGACTGGCGGGTCGTCGACGTCGAGATGTCGGGGACGACGTCGTCCTTCTCGCTGGTGCAGTCGTCGGGCACCGCCTGGCCTCGGGTGACCCTCCAGGTCCCCGGCCGCCACTACGTCCTCGACGCGGCCGGTGCGCTGGTGCTGGGGCTCTGCCTCGGCCTGGGGTACGACGACCTGGCCCGCGGGCTCGGGGAGTTCACCGGCACCGGGCGGCGGATGGAGCGCAAGGGCGAGGCCGGGGGAGTGCGGGTCTACGACTCCTACGCCCACCACCCGGTCGAGATCGCCGGTGACCTCCAGGCGGCCCGTGCCCTGGCCGGCGACGGCCGGCTCGTCGTGGCCTACCAGCCGCATCTCGTGTCGCGGACCCGGATCTTCGGCACAGCCATGGGGGTCGCCCTCGGCGCGGCCGACGAGGTGGTCGTGCTCGACGTCTACGTCGCCCGCGAGGAGCCCGACCCCGACGTGACCGGCCTCCTGGTCGCGGACGCCGTACCCCTGCCGGCCGAGCGGGTGCACTTCGTCGCCGACCCGGCCGACGTCCCGGCCGAACTTCTCCGGCTCGCCCGGCCCGGTGACCTCGTTCTGACGCTCGGCGCCGGTAGCGTCACCGACATCGGGCCGCTGCTCCTCGATCTGCTGGAGGACTCGTGA
- a CDS encoding UDP-N-acetylglucosamine--N-acetylmuramyl-(pentapeptide) pyrophosphoryl-undecaprenol N-acetylglucosamine transferase produces MSVLLAGGGSAGHTSPLLATADALKRLAPGITITCLGTRERIEAQIIPAAGYPLEFVPSVPLPRRPGVDLLRVPGRLRAARDAALEVVDRVRPDVVVGFGGFVSVPAYLAARRRRLPLVVHEGNTLPGIANKLGARFTRHVATSFPDTRLPHATYLGLPIRRMIATLDRAALRDEALTAYGLRPDLPVLLVTGGSQGAASINRAVLGAAPALAAAGIQVLHVTGPAHDVPPPDTGVPYVVLGYVDRMDLAYSAADAVLCRSGSNTVTEVSGVGLPAVYVPLPIGNGEQALNARAVIEAGGGLLVDDADLTAEWVATHVVPLLTDRERLDTMGAAAAHLVPLDADEKLARMILDAAR; encoded by the coding sequence CTGAGCGTCCTCCTCGCCGGTGGCGGCTCCGCCGGGCACACCTCGCCCCTGCTGGCCACGGCCGACGCCCTGAAGCGGCTGGCCCCGGGGATCACGATCACCTGCCTGGGCACCCGTGAGCGGATCGAGGCGCAGATCATCCCGGCGGCCGGCTACCCGCTGGAGTTCGTCCCGAGCGTGCCGCTGCCCCGTCGCCCCGGGGTCGACCTGCTGCGGGTGCCGGGGCGCCTGCGGGCCGCCCGCGACGCGGCGCTCGAGGTCGTCGACCGGGTCCGTCCGGACGTCGTCGTCGGCTTCGGTGGCTTCGTCTCGGTGCCGGCCTACCTCGCGGCGCGCAGGCGACGACTGCCTCTGGTCGTGCACGAGGGCAACACCCTGCCCGGCATCGCCAACAAGCTGGGAGCCCGGTTCACCCGGCACGTGGCCACCAGCTTCCCGGACACTCGGCTGCCGCACGCGACCTACCTCGGGCTCCCGATCCGCCGGATGATCGCGACCCTCGACCGGGCCGCCCTCCGCGACGAGGCGCTCACGGCGTACGGCCTGCGGCCCGATCTGCCGGTGCTGCTGGTGACCGGCGGCTCGCAGGGTGCCGCGTCGATCAACCGGGCGGTGCTCGGAGCAGCGCCCGCGCTGGCAGCAGCAGGCATCCAGGTCCTGCACGTGACCGGTCCCGCGCACGACGTACCCCCTCCCGACACCGGGGTGCCCTACGTCGTGCTCGGCTACGTCGACCGGATGGACCTCGCGTACTCCGCTGCCGACGCCGTGCTCTGCCGGTCGGGGTCCAACACCGTGACCGAGGTGTCGGGGGTCGGTCTGCCGGCCGTCTACGTGCCCCTGCCGATCGGCAACGGCGAGCAGGCGCTCAACGCCCGGGCGGTGATCGAGGCGGGCGGCGGGCTGCTGGTCGACGACGCCGACCTGACCGCGGAGTGGGTCGCGACCCACGTCGTACCCCTGCTCACCGACCGGGAGCGCCTCGACACCATGGGTGCCGCGGCCGCCCACCTGGTCCCGCTCGACGCCGACGAGAAGCTGGCCCGGATGATCCTGGACGCGGCCCGATGA
- the ftsW gene encoding putative lipid II flippase FtsW has product MAIVSPLRGLGRRTTPASRAPGRPARQRRRTVSSWSAALQDALDRPLTSYYLLLGASALLLTIGLIMVFSASSVYAFQNFHQNSYAVVERQLIWVAIGLPCAWVASRLPQRWVRRLAWPGYFVSLALLLLTAFVGVSLNGNTNWLAIGPIQIQPSEIAKLALILWAAHVYANKERRLGNLHQIMMPVVPGLLLATGLVIFGHDLGTGLVFFAILLGMLWVVGAPARFFALSFLIVSVFAGLLATTDRERLTRITTFTDPMREYSSAGWQPAHGLFALSTGGLFGQGIGASQQKWGNLPEAHTDFIFAVLGEELGLVGTLLVIGLFLTIAYAAIRVARRTKDPFVRYMTFGIVVWLIGQMMINVGMVLALLPVIGIPLPLVSYGGSALVPSLVALGMLVGFARREPEAARALAQRKRSRNTGVSAGRVSRRGL; this is encoded by the coding sequence GTGGCGATCGTCAGCCCCCTACGCGGACTCGGCCGGCGGACCACGCCGGCGAGCCGGGCTCCGGGCCGGCCGGCCCGTCAGCGGCGACGGACCGTCTCCTCCTGGTCCGCCGCCCTCCAGGACGCCCTCGACCGTCCCCTCACGTCGTACTACCTGCTCCTCGGCGCCTCGGCGCTGCTGCTGACCATCGGCCTGATCATGGTGTTCAGCGCGTCGAGCGTCTACGCCTTCCAGAACTTCCACCAGAACTCCTACGCCGTCGTCGAGCGGCAGCTGATCTGGGTGGCGATCGGCCTGCCGTGCGCCTGGGTCGCGAGCCGGCTGCCACAGCGGTGGGTGCGCCGCCTGGCCTGGCCGGGCTACTTCGTCTCGCTGGCCCTGCTGCTGCTGACCGCGTTCGTCGGGGTCTCCCTCAACGGCAACACCAACTGGCTGGCGATCGGCCCGATCCAGATCCAGCCGTCGGAGATCGCCAAGCTCGCGCTGATCCTCTGGGCCGCCCACGTCTACGCCAACAAGGAGCGCCGGCTGGGCAACCTGCACCAGATCATGATGCCGGTGGTGCCCGGGCTGCTCCTGGCCACCGGGCTGGTGATCTTCGGCCACGACCTCGGCACCGGCCTGGTGTTCTTCGCGATCCTGCTCGGGATGCTGTGGGTGGTCGGAGCGCCGGCCCGCTTCTTCGCGCTGTCCTTCCTGATCGTCTCGGTGTTCGCCGGCCTGCTGGCCACCACCGACCGCGAGCGGCTGACCCGGATCACGACCTTCACCGACCCGATGCGCGAGTACAGCAGCGCCGGCTGGCAGCCCGCCCACGGCCTGTTCGCCCTCTCCACGGGCGGGCTGTTCGGGCAGGGCATCGGGGCCAGCCAGCAGAAGTGGGGCAACCTGCCCGAGGCGCACACCGACTTCATCTTCGCGGTGCTCGGCGAGGAGCTCGGCCTGGTCGGGACCCTGCTGGTGATCGGCCTCTTCCTGACCATCGCGTACGCCGCGATCCGGGTGGCGCGCCGTACCAAGGACCCGTTCGTCCGCTACATGACCTTCGGGATCGTGGTCTGGCTGATCGGGCAGATGATGATCAACGTGGGCATGGTGCTGGCGCTGCTACCGGTGATCGGGATCCCGCTTCCCCTGGTCTCGTACGGCGGCTCCGCCCTCGTGCCGTCGCTGGTCGCCCTCGGCATGCTGGTCGGTTTCGCGCGCCGCGAGCCCGAGGCGGCCCGGGCCCTGGCCCAGCGCAAACGCTCCCGCAACACCGGGGTCAGCGCGGGGAGAGTCTCGCGCCGCGGCCTGTGA